From the Roseofilum capinflatum BLCC-M114 genome, the window ATTGCCTATTGCCTATTGCCTATTGCCTATTGCCTATTGCCTATTGCCTATTGCCTATTGCCTATTGCCTATTGCCCCTTGCCTTTTGCCTATTGCCCCTTGCCCCTTGCCCCTTGCCTATTGCCCCTTGCCTTTTGCCTTTTGCCTCTTGCCTTTCCCCGCCCCCCTGTCGATTGAGAGAATATCCTATGATGCCAGCGTCTCCCCAAAATTTAGAAAAACAAACAGAAGTTCGGAGTTTGCAACATCGAGACCTAGATGTGGTGGAAGCTTTGCTCGATACAGCCACTTCATCCCCAGGGATGAGCAAGGATCAACCCTATTCGGGTGAGGAGATTCGCCAGTGGTTTGGACTTTTGAAACTGTTGAGTTTATTTCCCAATCCCTGGCGCTATAAGCTGTCGATTCATGTGGCGGGGCAGCGTCATAGCTCAGAAACGGCGGAGGGAGAGGTGGTGGGAGCGATCCAAATTTCTCCGTTTAACCGCACCCGCAGTACCTGGCGCGTGGATCGGGTAGGCGTGAGACCAGGGGTCTCGCGAGCCGGGATTGGGTCTTTGTTGCTGCGCCACTGTATGCAAGCGGTGCGGGAAGCGAGAACCTGGTTGTTGGAAGTGAATGTGAATGAGGCCGATGAGATTGCCCTCTATCGCCAAAATGGGTTTCAGCCGTTGGCTCAGATGACCTATTGGGCGATCGCCCCAGAACAGCTCGCAAAGTTGGCCCAACGGGAGCCAGATCTGCCCAATCTCCTGCCGGTCAGTAATGCGGACGCAGGGCCCCTTTATCAGCTCGATACTGTAGCTATGCCGCCCTTTGTGCGCCAGGTGTTTGACCGCCATA encodes:
- a CDS encoding GNAT family N-acetyltransferase → MMPASPQNLEKQTEVRSLQHRDLDVVEALLDTATSSPGMSKDQPYSGEEIRQWFGLLKLLSLFPNPWRYKLSIHVAGQRHSSETAEGEVVGAIQISPFNRTRSTWRVDRVGVRPGVSRAGIGSLLLRHCMQAVREARTWLLEVNVNEADEIALYRQNGFQPLAQMTYWAIAPEQLAKLAQREPDLPNLLPVSNADAGPLYQLDTVAMPPFVRQVFDRHMEDFKTPLLQSIMEGIKQWWNKTEVVSGYVFEPQRQAAIGYFQLHLQRQGNAGHQAELTVHPAYTWLYPELMAQMARITQEFPPQPLHLASADYQPEREEYLQQIGASRIGHTLMMSRSVWHKLRESKLVSLDSLQLSDMLQGLQPAGKPIPGRMSILHSLSLEENSEGYPHPHGGKEGNSGVEGEATGDKGSSVD